Proteins co-encoded in one Candidatus Jidaibacter acanthamoeba genomic window:
- a CDS encoding ankyrin repeat domain-containing protein, with translation MGRKKSHKSNNTTYKNREDKKEELPFANNENVKFFMLAALNGVRRKGIVSLKGSEVRGLEEIFSAEISAKLRDRGNNINGLKNLFLNFRLRNEDKKMFIRNFLLNENKIGSPCPNREAVINLLLSKGCEGNAALITKEAPLEVIRQLIRHGVNVNSITPSYYTPLHAAVESCDINKITYLLEEGVKYNYSDTTFGTALHLAIRKEIFTNNKPYYIAQFLINALKEKKFEWNTKDNDGNSVLVLAAKMRTSELVEMLCSLKEKGLNINEKDKEGRTALHIACALGDIRAAHALIEAGAGINVADNCKRTPLHYGVLRSELVRSLLKEVGINPERDEKALSNFFQMSNGQNFERPGGNVFVKKSRLIIFETGCFEEKYIKKFYSDEQIKFQISILTGSSLINACMFGHEKVVDLLLDYGANRNACNINNNTPVQIIKRDKEKGAEIDKVAANLIEKVLTRDKDRELGEEGSFAPDRGKMLWTEHIRRQKYIEYKAER, from the coding sequence ATGGGTAGAAAAAAAAGCCATAAATCAAATAATACTACTTATAAAAATAGAGAAGATAAAAAAGAAGAGCTCCCGTTTGCAAATAATGAAAACGTAAAATTTTTTATGTTGGCGGCGCTTAATGGAGTAAGGAGGAAAGGGATAGTTTCCCTTAAAGGAAGCGAAGTTAGGGGATTGGAAGAGATATTTTCTGCTGAAATAAGCGCAAAATTAAGAGACAGAGGTAATAATATAAACGGATTAAAAAATCTGTTTTTAAACTTCCGATTAAGAAATGAAGACAAAAAAATGTTTATAAGAAATTTTTTACTTAATGAGAATAAAATTGGTAGTCCGTGCCCTAATAGAGAAGCGGTAATAAACCTGTTACTTAGTAAAGGATGTGAAGGAAATGCAGCTTTGATAACAAAGGAAGCCCCTCTTGAAGTCATTAGGCAGCTGATACGACATGGAGTTAATGTTAACAGCATTACACCTTCATATTACACTCCGTTGCATGCAGCGGTAGAATCATGTGATATTAATAAGATTACTTACTTATTAGAGGAAGGAGTAAAGTATAACTATTCGGATACAACCTTTGGTACTGCACTGCACCTAGCAATCAGAAAAGAAATTTTTACGAATAATAAACCTTATTATATAGCCCAATTTTTAATCAATGCTTTAAAGGAAAAAAAATTTGAGTGGAACACTAAAGACAATGACGGTAACAGTGTATTAGTCCTGGCTGCAAAAATGAGGACTTCCGAGCTTGTTGAAATGTTATGTTCCTTAAAAGAAAAAGGGCTAAATATTAATGAAAAGGATAAGGAAGGAAGAACAGCCCTTCATATAGCTTGTGCACTCGGTGATATAAGAGCTGCGCATGCTTTGATTGAAGCAGGTGCTGGTATTAACGTTGCGGATAATTGTAAAAGAACACCGTTACATTATGGGGTTTTGAGAAGTGAACTTGTTAGAAGTTTATTAAAAGAAGTGGGTATTAACCCAGAAAGGGATGAAAAAGCTCTTAGTAATTTTTTCCAAATGTCGAATGGGCAAAATTTTGAACGTCCGGGTGGAAATGTTTTCGTCAAAAAAAGTCGGTTAATAATTTTTGAAACAGGATGTTTTGAGGAAAAATATATTAAAAAATTTTACAGTGATGAGCAAATAAAGTTTCAAATTAGTATACTAACCGGAAGCTCATTAATTAATGCATGTATGTTCGGGCATGAGAAGGTGGTAGATCTTTTGCTTGATTATGGGGCAAATCGTAATGCTTGTAATATTAATAACAATACGCCCGTTCAAATTATAAAGAGAGATAAGGAGAAAGGTGCAGAGATAGATAAGGTAGCAGCAAACTTAATTGAAAAAGTATTAACAA